The Mixta hanseatica genome includes a region encoding these proteins:
- a CDS encoding nitrate reductase, translating into MKTTCPYCGVGCGVEVNAQGEGWRVSGDGDHPANTGRLCVKGAALAETLIPAGRLLWPQIAGRRVSWQTALDSVAERLQAIIQQHGPNAVAFYASGQLLTEDYYVANKLMKGFIGSGNIDTNSRLCMASAVTAYKRALGADAVPCCYEDFDHAEVIVLAGSNAAWTHPVAWQRLVQAKQQNPALRVVVIDPRRSASCDLADLHLPLTPGSDGALFNGLLRWLAQGGYGDSVMQPQLDQVAETLAAAADWTPAHVAQACQLPQEEVEQFYRLFAAHQRVLTLWCMGINQSSSGSDKCNAILNAHLFSGKIGRPGSGPFSLTGQPNAMGGREVGGLANQLAAQMDFTPENIDRLQRFWRSDRVATQPGLKAVDLFQAIGRGEVKAVWIMGTNPAVSLPDGNAVAQALQRCELVIVSEVMRATDTSAFADILLPAQAWGEKNGTVTNSERRISRQRAFMPAQGEARPDWWMLAQVAQRLGYGAAFNWQHPAEIFREHAALSGFENQGRRAFDISGLAQLSNLQWERLQPVQWPVNGDFPQGRARLFGERRFYHPDGRARLLPVTPVGPRVATSQRWPLMMNTGRIRDQWHTMTRTGLVPRLLQHTSEPFVAIHPDDALRQGIWPDTLVRIQSRHGWMIARASLTEDQTPGTLFVPMHWNQQYCAEGNVDRLVAPWRCPHSGQPESKQTPVRIQSWHSDWQGMLFLRDNVTLNPIRWWCRVPIAGGIARFTLAHDGDPRCWLQGLLKPEWTLQQAGDERDFHHLVAWYQGEVQLAFYAAARRPVVDETLIATAFQQPPDSAASRFALLAGRAMQGEARGKTVCSCFGTGEQQIAAAIRQGALNCATLGQQLKCGTNCGSCLPELKKLIAQHAPQQAEAESGRSA; encoded by the coding sequence ATGAAAACCACCTGTCCTTACTGCGGCGTCGGCTGCGGGGTAGAAGTCAATGCGCAGGGGGAAGGCTGGCGCGTCAGCGGCGATGGCGACCATCCGGCCAACACGGGACGCCTGTGCGTGAAGGGCGCCGCGCTGGCGGAGACGCTGATCCCTGCTGGCCGCCTGCTGTGGCCGCAGATTGCCGGACGGCGCGTTTCGTGGCAGACGGCACTGGATAGCGTGGCTGAACGACTGCAGGCGATTATTCAGCAGCATGGCCCGAACGCCGTGGCATTTTACGCATCCGGCCAGCTGTTGACTGAGGATTACTACGTAGCCAATAAGCTGATGAAGGGGTTTATCGGCAGCGGCAATATTGATACTAATTCGCGTCTTTGTATGGCTTCGGCGGTCACCGCCTACAAGCGCGCGCTGGGCGCGGATGCAGTTCCCTGCTGTTATGAAGATTTCGACCATGCTGAGGTTATCGTACTGGCCGGCTCCAATGCGGCCTGGACCCATCCAGTGGCCTGGCAGCGGCTGGTGCAGGCGAAGCAGCAAAACCCGGCGCTGCGGGTAGTGGTCATCGATCCGCGCCGCAGCGCCAGTTGCGATTTGGCCGATCTGCATCTGCCGCTGACGCCGGGCAGTGACGGCGCGCTATTCAACGGGCTGTTGCGCTGGCTGGCGCAGGGCGGCTATGGTGACAGCGTGATGCAGCCGCAGCTGGATCAGGTAGCGGAAACCCTGGCCGCCGCCGCAGACTGGACGCCCGCCCACGTAGCGCAGGCCTGTCAGCTGCCGCAGGAAGAGGTGGAACAGTTTTATCGCCTGTTTGCAGCGCATCAGCGGGTACTGACGCTATGGTGCATGGGTATTAACCAGTCCTCCAGCGGCAGCGATAAGTGCAACGCCATCCTTAATGCCCATCTGTTTAGCGGCAAAATCGGACGACCGGGCAGCGGCCCCTTTTCCCTCACCGGGCAGCCAAACGCCATGGGCGGACGTGAAGTCGGCGGGCTGGCAAACCAGCTGGCGGCGCAGATGGATTTCACCCCGGAAAATATCGACCGTCTGCAGCGCTTCTGGCGCAGCGATCGGGTCGCGACGCAGCCGGGCCTGAAGGCGGTCGATCTGTTTCAGGCGATAGGCCGCGGCGAGGTGAAAGCGGTGTGGATTATGGGCACCAACCCGGCGGTTTCGCTACCGGATGGCAATGCCGTGGCGCAGGCGCTGCAGCGCTGCGAGCTGGTTATCGTTTCAGAGGTGATGCGCGCCACCGATACCAGCGCTTTCGCCGATATTCTGCTGCCGGCGCAGGCCTGGGGCGAGAAAAACGGTACGGTGACCAACTCTGAACGGCGGATTTCGCGTCAGCGCGCTTTTATGCCCGCTCAGGGCGAAGCGCGACCGGACTGGTGGATGCTGGCGCAGGTGGCGCAGCGGCTCGGCTACGGCGCGGCGTTCAACTGGCAGCATCCGGCAGAGATATTTCGCGAGCACGCTGCGCTTTCCGGTTTTGAAAATCAGGGGCGGCGCGCATTTGATATCAGCGGCCTGGCGCAGCTGAGCAACTTGCAATGGGAGCGGCTGCAGCCGGTGCAGTGGCCGGTAAACGGTGATTTTCCGCAGGGGCGCGCCCGGCTGTTCGGGGAACGCCGCTTTTATCATCCTGACGGCAGAGCGCGTCTGCTGCCGGTAACGCCTGTTGGGCCGCGCGTCGCCACCAGCCAGCGCTGGCCGCTGATGATGAATACCGGGCGTATTCGCGATCAGTGGCACACCATGACGCGCACCGGCCTGGTGCCGCGCCTGCTGCAACATACCTCTGAGCCTTTCGTCGCGATCCATCCCGATGACGCGCTGCGTCAGGGCATCTGGCCCGATACGCTGGTGCGTATTCAGTCGCGACACGGCTGGATGATCGCTCGCGCCAGCCTGACGGAAGATCAGACGCCGGGCACGCTGTTTGTGCCGATGCACTGGAATCAACAATACTGTGCCGAAGGCAATGTCGATCGGCTGGTGGCGCCCTGGCGCTGCCCGCATTCCGGCCAGCCAGAGAGTAAACAAACGCCGGTTCGCATTCAGTCCTGGCACAGCGACTGGCAGGGCATGTTATTTTTACGTGACAACGTCACATTAAACCCTATCCGTTGGTGGTGCCGCGTGCCGATTGCCGGCGGTATCGCCCGCTTTACGCTGGCGCATGATGGCGATCCGCGCTGCTGGCTGCAGGGGCTGCTTAAGCCGGAATGGACGCTGCAACAGGCGGGCGACGAGCGGGATTTTCATCACCTGGTCGCCTGGTATCAGGGCGAAGTACAGCTCGCTTTTTACGCCGCCGCGCGCCGTCCGGTGGTGGATGAGACGCTAATCGCCACTGCTTTTCAACAGCCGCCTGACTCAGCGGCGTCGCGTTTTGCGCTGCTGGCGGGCCGCGCCATGCAGGGTGAGGCGCGTGGAAAAACCGTTTGCAGCTGCTTCGGCACCGGCGAACAGCAAATCGCCGCCGCGATTCGCCAGGGCGCGTTGAACTGCGCGACGCTGGGGCAACAGCTGAAATGCGGCACCAACTGCGGCTCCTGTTTGCCGGAGCTGAAAAAATTAATTGCACAACATGCCCCTCAGCAGGCTGAGGCGGAAAGCGGGAGGTCAGCATGA
- the cobA gene encoding uroporphyrinogen-III C-methyltransferase gives MTQRLPALNKLLSGDEGRPQGSVWLVGAGPGDVELLTLKALRLLGEADVVVYDRLVSEEVLALIPASTLALDVGKTPGFHGMKQQQISQLLVDLARSGRHVVRLKGGDPFIFGRGGEEMQALQAAGIVCEVVPGITAAIGCAAACGIPLTHREMAQSVRFITGHGKEGKPQLAWESLQDASQTLVFYMGLTWSAELSQQLCHHGRAADTPVAVVERGTRHDQRVLITTLAQLPTTVTRYQPQSPALIIVGEVVKLYRATETEENQAQAAIA, from the coding sequence ATGACACAGCGGTTACCTGCACTGAACAAACTGTTAAGCGGCGACGAGGGCCGGCCGCAGGGCAGCGTCTGGCTGGTGGGCGCCGGGCCGGGCGATGTCGAGCTGCTTACGCTGAAGGCGCTGCGCTTGCTCGGCGAGGCGGATGTAGTGGTTTACGATCGGCTGGTCAGCGAAGAGGTGCTGGCGCTGATCCCGGCCAGTACGCTGGCGCTCGACGTCGGCAAAACGCCGGGCTTTCACGGCATGAAACAGCAACAGATTAGTCAGCTGCTGGTGGATTTAGCCCGTAGCGGACGCCATGTGGTGCGCTTGAAAGGCGGCGATCCCTTTATTTTTGGCCGCGGCGGGGAGGAGATGCAGGCATTACAGGCTGCGGGTATCGTTTGTGAAGTGGTGCCCGGCATTACCGCCGCCATTGGCTGCGCCGCCGCCTGCGGTATCCCACTGACGCACCGGGAGATGGCGCAATCGGTACGTTTTATTACCGGCCATGGCAAAGAGGGCAAGCCGCAGCTCGCCTGGGAGAGCCTGCAGGACGCCAGCCAGACGCTGGTCTTTTACATGGGGCTGACCTGGAGCGCCGAACTTAGCCAGCAGCTATGTCATCATGGACGCGCCGCCGATACGCCGGTTGCGGTGGTGGAACGCGGGACACGCCATGACCAACGCGTGCTGATCACCACGCTGGCGCAGCTGCCCACCACCGTTACCCGATATCAACCGCAGTCGCCCGCGTTGATTATCGTCGGCGAGGTGGTGAAGCTGTATCGCGCGACAGAGACGGAAGAGAACCAGGCGCAGGCGGCGATCGCCTGA
- a CDS encoding YchO/YchP family invasin, producing the protein MLLMHRFTLSTAMLLLLGALPIPDARAFQPEGRVPDAPFDDPARFSTQQQELPSLGGDASSEDAFSTRLAQIAKSIGEASNNASDASFGQQAGVWAFNHLRDEVTERLVDEGQSLLSPYGTAQLSLQVDMEGNFIGSGGQLLTPWQDNYQYLTFSQLGVTQTDDGLMGNAGLGQRWVAGNWLLGYNALVDRQLDSGLQRASLGTEAWSDFLRLSANYYAPLGSWRNSSTSQQNRMARGYDITSQGYLPFYRQLGVSVTWEQYLGDRVDLFNNGSLEKNPVAVKVGVNYTPVPLLTFTASHKEGESGQSQDQLGMRINYRPGVALSKQLSADNVAEARSLRGSRYDLVERNTTPVLEFRQRKDLSVFLATPPWQLQSGETLTLKLQIRAVNRITAVSWQGDTQALSLTPPANNTNPHGWSVIMPQWDSNPGASNQYRLSVTLEDEKQQRVTSNWITLQVTPPMTLQSSATDRFDMMQP; encoded by the coding sequence ATGTTATTAATGCATCGATTTACCTTATCTACCGCTATGCTGCTGTTGCTCGGCGCGCTGCCGATCCCCGACGCCAGGGCGTTTCAGCCGGAAGGTCGGGTGCCCGACGCTCCCTTTGACGATCCGGCGCGTTTCAGCACGCAGCAGCAGGAGCTCCCCAGCCTGGGCGGCGACGCCTCATCAGAAGACGCTTTTTCAACGCGTCTGGCGCAGATCGCCAAAAGCATCGGCGAAGCCAGCAATAATGCCAGCGACGCATCGTTTGGACAACAGGCGGGCGTCTGGGCATTTAATCATCTGCGCGATGAGGTCACCGAGCGGCTGGTAGATGAAGGGCAATCGCTGCTTTCGCCCTACGGCACCGCGCAGCTGTCGCTGCAGGTGGATATGGAGGGTAATTTTATCGGCAGCGGCGGTCAGCTGCTTACCCCCTGGCAGGACAACTATCAGTACTTAACCTTTTCGCAGCTGGGCGTGACGCAGACCGACGATGGGCTGATGGGCAATGCCGGGCTGGGGCAGCGTTGGGTGGCTGGCAACTGGCTACTGGGCTATAACGCGCTGGTCGACCGCCAGCTCGATTCAGGGCTACAACGCGCCTCGCTCGGCACCGAAGCCTGGAGCGATTTTCTGCGTCTCTCGGCAAATTACTACGCCCCGCTGGGCAGCTGGCGTAACAGCAGTACCAGCCAGCAAAACCGTATGGCGCGCGGCTACGACATTACTTCTCAAGGTTATCTGCCGTTCTATCGCCAACTGGGCGTTTCGGTAACCTGGGAGCAATATCTTGGCGATCGGGTTGATTTGTTTAACAACGGCAGCCTGGAGAAAAATCCGGTGGCGGTGAAAGTCGGGGTTAATTACACCCCGGTGCCGCTGCTGACATTTACCGCCTCGCATAAAGAGGGCGAAAGCGGTCAGTCGCAGGATCAGCTGGGCATGCGCATTAACTACCGTCCTGGCGTGGCGCTGAGCAAGCAGCTCTCCGCTGACAACGTAGCCGAGGCGCGATCGCTGCGCGGCAGCCGCTACGATTTAGTCGAGCGCAACACTACGCCGGTGCTGGAGTTCCGCCAGCGCAAGGATTTGTCGGTCTTTCTTGCCACGCCGCCGTGGCAGCTCCAGTCGGGAGAAACCCTGACGCTGAAGTTACAAATCCGCGCGGTCAACCGCATTACCGCCGTTAGCTGGCAGGGCGATACGCAGGCGCTGAGCCTGACACCGCCGGCTAATAATACCAACCCGCATGGCTGGTCGGTAATTATGCCGCAGTGGGACAGCAACCCCGGCGCCAGCAATCAATACCGTCTCTCCGTCACCCTGGAGGATGAGAAACAGCAGCGCGTCACCTCAAACTGGATAACGTTGCAGGTTACGCCGCCAATGACGTTGCAGTCGTCCGCTACGGATCGCTTTGATATGATGCAGCCCTGA
- a CDS encoding DUF2474 domain-containing protein: MAIQRMTEKTAKKPLWRRLLWMVIIWGGSVLALFVVASLFRVLMSAAGLRTH; encoded by the coding sequence ATGGCGATACAACGCATGACGGAGAAGACCGCGAAGAAGCCGCTGTGGCGACGACTACTGTGGATGGTGATTATCTGGGGCGGCAGCGTGCTGGCGCTGTTTGTGGTGGCTAGTCTGTTCCGGGTGTTAATGTCCGCCGCCGGGTTGAGAACCCATTAA
- the cydB gene encoding cytochrome d ubiquinol oxidase subunit II: MGIDLPLIWFVIIVFSILMYVVMDGFDLGIGLLYPMVRESKDRDVMMNTVAPVWDGNETWLVMGGAGLFGAFPLAYSVILDALAVPLTIMLIGLIFRGVAFEFRFKATVSHRAFWDKSFIAGSFIATFAQGVVLGAFLNGFPVQGREWTGSVFDWISPFSLFCGLGLVVAYALLGASWLIIKTEGHLLQTMRKLARPLLLALLVVMAIVSVWTPLTHQSIADRWFTTPNLYFFLPVPILVLLVSWALWRNAWLPDAHYAPFILTLALVFLGFSGLGISIWPNLIPPDITFRAASSPPESQGFMLVGALFIIPLILVYTFWSYYVFRGKIDPEQGYH, from the coding sequence ATGGGTATCGATCTTCCGCTGATCTGGTTCGTCATTATTGTGTTCAGCATCCTGATGTATGTGGTGATGGATGGCTTTGACCTTGGCATCGGTTTGCTTTACCCGATGGTGCGCGAGAGTAAAGACCGCGACGTGATGATGAATACCGTGGCGCCGGTATGGGACGGCAACGAAACCTGGCTGGTAATGGGCGGTGCCGGACTGTTTGGCGCGTTCCCGCTCGCCTACTCGGTGATTCTGGATGCGCTGGCGGTACCGCTGACAATTATGCTGATCGGGCTGATTTTCCGCGGCGTCGCCTTTGAGTTCCGCTTTAAGGCTACGGTGTCGCATCGCGCCTTTTGGGATAAGTCCTTTATCGCTGGCTCTTTTATCGCTACCTTTGCACAGGGCGTGGTGCTGGGCGCGTTTCTGAACGGTTTCCCGGTACAGGGTCGCGAATGGACCGGCAGCGTATTTGACTGGATCAGCCCGTTTAGCCTGTTCTGCGGGCTGGGGCTGGTGGTGGCCTATGCGCTGTTGGGCGCCAGCTGGCTGATTATCAAGACGGAAGGCCACTTGCTGCAAACCATGCGTAAGCTGGCGCGTCCGCTGCTGCTGGCGCTGCTGGTGGTGATGGCGATTGTCAGCGTCTGGACGCCGTTGACGCATCAGTCGATTGCCGACCGTTGGTTTACCACGCCGAATCTCTATTTCTTCCTGCCGGTGCCGATTCTGGTGCTGCTGGTGTCGTGGGCGCTGTGGCGTAACGCCTGGCTGCCGGATGCACACTATGCGCCCTTTATTCTGACGCTGGCGCTGGTGTTCCTGGGCTTTAGCGGGCTGGGGATCAGTATCTGGCCAAATCTGATTCCGCCGGATATTACGTTCCGCGCCGCCTCTTCGCCACCGGAGAGTCAGGGCTTTATGCTGGTGGGCGCGCTGTTTATTATCCCGCTGATTCTGGTTTACACCTTCTGGAGCTATTATGTGTTCCGCGGCAAGATCGATCCGGAACAGGGTTATCACTGA
- a CDS encoding cytochrome ubiquinol oxidase subunit I, translating into MFGLDAFELARIQFAFTVSFHIIFPAITIGLASFLMVLEALWLKTRNDTWRDLYHFWLKIFAVNFGMGVVSGLVMAYQFGTNWSGFSAFAGSITGPLLTYEVLTAFFLEAGFLGVMMFGWNRVGPGLHFFSTCMVALGTLMSTFWILASNSFMHTPQGYEVVNGQLIPAEWFKVVFNPSFPYRLLHMATASFLSTAFFVGASGAWHLLRGNKSPAIKRMFSMAMWMALIVAPIQAGIGDAHGLNTLEHQPAKIAAIEGHWENTPGEPTPLILFGLPDMQAEETKYALEVPVLGSIILTHSLTKQIPALKSFPPEDRPNSTIVFWSFRIMVALGLLMILAGVWSLVLRLRKRLYDQRLFHRFVLIMGPSGLLAILAGWFTTEIGRQPWVVYGLLRTRDAVSNHGTLHMSISLLAFILVYASVFGVGLVYLLKLVGRGPQPFVDHAPHGGPGTPRTPARPLSAADESLDEPKKDELGGIK; encoded by the coding sequence ATGTTCGGTTTAGACGCATTCGAACTGGCAAGGATACAATTTGCGTTCACGGTCTCTTTTCACATAATTTTTCCGGCTATTACCATTGGCCTCGCCAGTTTTCTGATGGTGCTGGAAGCGTTATGGCTGAAAACCCGTAATGACACCTGGCGCGACCTGTATCATTTCTGGTTGAAAATTTTTGCAGTGAACTTTGGTATGGGCGTGGTCTCGGGTCTGGTGATGGCCTATCAGTTTGGGACCAACTGGAGCGGATTCTCCGCTTTTGCCGGCAGTATTACCGGCCCGCTGCTGACCTATGAAGTGCTGACCGCCTTCTTCCTGGAAGCGGGTTTCCTTGGCGTGATGATGTTTGGCTGGAACCGCGTGGGGCCGGGCCTGCACTTTTTCTCTACCTGTATGGTGGCGCTGGGTACGCTAATGTCTACCTTCTGGATCCTCGCCTCCAACAGCTTTATGCATACGCCGCAGGGGTATGAGGTGGTTAACGGCCAGCTGATCCCGGCGGAGTGGTTTAAGGTCGTGTTTAACCCCTCCTTCCCTTATCGCCTGCTGCATATGGCTACCGCTTCGTTCCTGTCGACCGCCTTTTTTGTCGGCGCGTCCGGTGCCTGGCATCTGCTGCGCGGCAATAAAAGCCCGGCGATTAAGCGCATGTTCTCAATGGCGATGTGGATGGCGCTGATTGTGGCGCCGATTCAGGCGGGTATTGGCGATGCGCACGGTCTGAATACGCTGGAACATCAGCCGGCGAAAATCGCCGCGATTGAAGGCCACTGGGAAAACACCCCCGGCGAGCCGACGCCGCTAATTCTGTTCGGTCTGCCCGATATGCAGGCGGAAGAGACAAAGTATGCGCTGGAGGTGCCGGTGCTGGGCAGTATTATCCTGACCCACAGCCTGACCAAGCAGATCCCGGCGCTGAAAAGTTTCCCGCCAGAAGATCGTCCTAACTCGACGATCGTGTTCTGGTCGTTCCGCATTATGGTGGCGCTGGGTCTGCTGATGATTCTGGCGGGCGTCTGGAGTCTGGTGCTGCGCCTGCGTAAGCGACTGTACGATCAGCGTCTGTTCCATCGTTTTGTGCTGATTATGGGGCCGTCTGGCCTGCTGGCGATTCTGGCTGGCTGGTTTACCACCGAAATCGGCCGTCAGCCGTGGGTGGTCTATGGCCTGTTGCGTACCCGCGATGCGGTTTCCAATCACGGCACACTGCATATGTCGATCAGTCTGCTGGCCTTTATTCTGGTTTATGCCTCGGTGTTCGGCGTTGGTCTGGTTTACCTGCTGAAGCTGGTAGGTCGCGGGCCGCAGCCGTTTGTCGATCACGCGCCGCACGGTGGTCCGGGCACGCCGCGTACGCCAGCCCGACCGCTCTCTGCTGCCGATGAGTCGCTGGATGAGCCTAAGAAAGATGAACTGGGAGGAATTAAATAA
- a CDS encoding bifunctional succinylornithine transaminase/acetylornithine transaminase — MQQSVSRQDFDRWMVPAYSPASFVPERAEGSMLWDQNGKDYIDFAGGIAVNALGHAHPELQQALTQQAAKLWHTGNGYTNAPILRLAKQLIDATFAERVFFCNSGAEANEAALKLARKYAHDNVGPEKSNIIAFKNAFHGRTLFTVTAGGQPAYSKDFAPLPGGIDHAVFNDLESVARLINDQTAAVIVEPIQGEGGVLPAEPAFLRGLRELCDRHNALLIFDEVQSGVGRTGSLYAYMHYGVTPDILSTAKALGGGFPIGAMLTTEKLGAALNVGSHGTTYGGNPLAGAVGGKVMELINRPEVLAGVQQRHQWFVAGLSAINQRLHLFKEIRGLGLLIGGVLNEDFSGKAKQFSLAAAEEGVMVLIAGANVVRFAPSLIISEQDVKEGLARFERACESVIKGAS, encoded by the coding sequence ATGCAACAGTCAGTTTCTCGTCAGGATTTCGATCGCTGGATGGTTCCCGCTTATTCACCCGCCAGTTTTGTGCCGGAGCGTGCGGAAGGCTCGATGCTGTGGGATCAAAACGGTAAAGATTATATCGATTTTGCCGGCGGTATCGCCGTTAATGCGCTGGGCCATGCGCATCCTGAACTTCAGCAGGCGCTCACACAGCAGGCGGCCAAACTCTGGCATACCGGCAATGGCTATACCAATGCGCCGATCTTGCGCCTGGCGAAGCAGCTAATTGACGCCACCTTTGCCGAGCGGGTCTTCTTCTGCAACTCCGGAGCCGAAGCCAACGAAGCCGCGTTGAAGCTGGCACGTAAATATGCCCACGACAACGTCGGGCCGGAAAAAAGCAACATCATCGCTTTCAAAAACGCCTTCCACGGCCGCACGCTGTTTACCGTTACGGCTGGCGGCCAGCCCGCCTATTCGAAAGATTTCGCGCCGCTGCCGGGCGGTATTGACCATGCGGTATTTAACGATCTTGAGTCCGTCGCGCGCTTGATTAATGACCAGACCGCCGCGGTGATCGTCGAGCCGATTCAGGGCGAAGGCGGCGTACTGCCAGCCGAACCCGCTTTCCTGCGCGGGCTGCGCGAACTGTGCGATCGCCATAACGCACTGCTGATTTTTGATGAAGTGCAGAGCGGCGTCGGCCGTACCGGTTCGCTGTATGCCTATATGCACTACGGCGTAACGCCGGATATTTTGAGCACCGCTAAGGCGCTGGGTGGCGGTTTCCCGATTGGCGCGATGCTCACCACAGAAAAACTCGGCGCGGCGCTGAATGTCGGCAGTCACGGCACCACCTACGGCGGCAACCCGCTGGCGGGCGCGGTAGGCGGCAAAGTGATGGAGCTGATCAATCGCCCGGAGGTGCTGGCGGGGGTGCAGCAGCGTCATCAGTGGTTTGTTGCCGGCCTGAGCGCCATTAATCAGCGCCTGCATCTGTTTAAAGAGATCCGCGGTCTCGGTCTGCTGATTGGCGGCGTATTAAACGAAGACTTCAGCGGCAAGGCAAAACAGTTCAGCCTGGCGGCGGCGGAAGAGGGCGTAATGGTGCTGATTGCAGGCGCGAATGTGGTGCGCTTTGCGCCGTCGCTGATCATTAGCGAGCAGGATGTCAAAGAGGGGCTGGCCCGCTTTGAACGCGCCTGCGAGTCGGTTATTAAAGGAGCGTCGTGA